A stretch of DNA from Amylolactobacillus amylophilus DSM 20533 = JCM 1125:
CTAACGCTAGGTTCATCTTGTCATTTTGGTCACTGAAAACACGGAGTTTCGTGATTTTGTCAGCAAATTTATGTGCTAAGGATAGTGTATCCCCCTGCTCGATTCCGACGAGTAGTAGAAAACCCTTACCTATCCGGGCGATTTGATTCTGGGCGACCGTGACGCTAGCTTCTGTAACGCGTTGAACTACAATTCTCATTAGCTATCAGACCTCTTCGCTTCATAGACATTTGGCACATCTTTAATCCTCGCCAGGATTTCCTCTAAGTGTAAGGCGTTTTTCACTGCTACTGTGACATAGATGTGTGCCATGTTGTTGTTATCAACTTTACCAGTGATACTTGCCAGGTTCTTAGACTGTGAATTCAAAGTTTGGAGAATATCATTCAGCAAACCATTACGGTTGAAGCCATAGATTTCAATGTCGGCGTTATAATTCTGCTCTTTTGCAGCATCATTCACATTCTCCCAGGCAACATCAATCAACCGACCATTAGTCCTGTCTTCCTCTTTGATATTCTTACAATCATTACGGTGGATGGTCACACCGCGCCCACGCGTGACGTAACCCACAATGTCGTCACCAGGTAATGGATTACAACACTTAGCCAAACGGATCAAGAGGTTACCAACGCCTTGGATCATGATGCCGTTGTCGTGTTTGATCTTCATTGGATCTGAAGACTTCTGCCTGTCGTTTTTATTCTTCTTCTGGGCCTTCTTCGGTTCCTGTTTTTGGTCGGGCTCAGAGGTGTTGGTAAGAATAGCCTGCTCCATCGACTTTTGTTTGTCAGATTGCCGTTTGCGCCGTTCCTTCTCTGTCAGCTTATTAGCCACCACCAGTGCGGTAACTTCACCATAACCAATTGCACTAAACAATTCGCTCTCAGTACTAAAGTTAAATTTCATCAGCGCAATCTGCATGTGTTCTTTGTCCATGTAATTCTTAGGTAAAAAGCCTAGATCACTTAGCTGATTCTCAAGGGCAGCAACGCCTTTCTCAACGTTCTCGTCCTTTTCCTCGCTCTTAAAGAAACGCTTAATTTTATTGCGGGCGCGACTTGTCTTGACGATATTAATCCAATCTCGGCTAGGACGGGCATTACTCTGAGTCAACATCTCGACGATATCACCGTTTTTTAGTTGGTAGGTCAACGGTACAATCTTCCCGTTGACGCGCGCACCAACCGAGTGACTTCCGACCTCGGTGTGGACTAGATAGGCAAAATCCAGGGGAATCGAACCCTTTGGCAGCTCGTACACATCGCCAGCTGGCGTGAAGACATAAACGCGATCCGAGAAGATGTCTCCTTTCACGCTCTCCATGAATTCGTGCGCATCAGTACTCTCGTCTTTAATCTCCAGGATCTCCCGGAAGATATCAATCTTTTTGCCGGCTTCATCGAGCTTAACGGGATTCTTGACTCCTTCTTTATACGCCCAGTGGGCGGCAATACCATACTCGGCAACCTCATGCATCTGTTCGGTCCGAATCTGAATTTCTAGTGGCTTAGCGCCGGGTCCAATAATCGTTGTGTGCAGTGACTGATACCCGTTCGCCTTAGGCACCGCAATGTAATCCTTGAACCTACCAGGCATTGGCTTCCATTTAGTGTGGACTGCGCCCAAAACCGCGTAGCAATCCTTGACCGTCTCGACGAGGACTCGAATAGCAAGCAAGTCATATAATTCATTGAACTGCTTGTGTTTGTCCTTCATTTTTTTATAAATTGAGTAGATGTGCTTGGGCCGCCCGTATATTTCGTACTTAATACCGAGCTCGTCCAGCGTAGCGGTGATTACA
This window harbors:
- a CDS encoding RelA/SpoT family protein, with protein sequence MAKPKELTQEDVIELCRLYMNDEHLAFVQRAYEFASYVHHDQIRKSGQPYIIHPIQVAGILAELKMDPETVASGYLHDVVEDTNITLGDVSELFGKDVAAIVDGVTKLGKIKYKSHEEQLAENHRKMLIAMAQDLRVIMVKLADRLHNMRTLDHLRPDKQRRIADETLEIYAPLADRLGISMIKWELEDLSLHYINPQQYYRIVNLMKSKRDERERYIADAVDVITATLDELGIKYEIYGRPKHIYSIYKKMKDKHKQFNELYDLLAIRVLVETVKDCYAVLGAVHTKWKPMPGRFKDYIAVPKANGYQSLHTTIIGPGAKPLEIQIRTEQMHEVAEYGIAAHWAYKEGVKNPVKLDEAGKKIDIFREILEIKDESTDAHEFMESVKGDIFSDRVYVFTPAGDVYELPKGSIPLDFAYLVHTEVGSHSVGARVNGKIVPLTYQLKNGDIVEMLTQSNARPSRDWINIVKTSRARNKIKRFFKSEEKDENVEKGVAALENQLSDLGFLPKNYMDKEHMQIALMKFNFSTESELFSAIGYGEVTALVVANKLTEKERRKRQSDKQKSMEQAILTNTSEPDQKQEPKKAQKKNKNDRQKSSDPMKIKHDNGIMIQGVGNLLIRLAKCCNPLPGDDIVGYVTRGRGVTIHRNDCKNIKEEDRTNGRLIDVAWENVNDAAKEQNYNADIEIYGFNRNGLLNDILQTLNSQSKNLASITGKVDNNNMAHIYVTVAVKNALHLEEILARIKDVPNVYEAKRSDS